In Nocardioides sp. zg-1228, a single window of DNA contains:
- a CDS encoding Na+/H+ antiporter subunit D, whose translation MNALVPLPVLLPILGAGASLALLHHPRIQRWLALGVLSVVVVVAAVLLYQADQHGPQTVWIGAWPETIGIVLVADRLAALMLLVSAVVTLAVLAYSVGQGMTEDEEGAPISIYHPTFLVLVAGVANAFLAGDLFNLFVSFEMLLFASYVLLTLGGTAARVRAGTIYVLVNLLSSTLFLISLAVTYAATGTLTLAHLAERLAELPDHVSLMIQLLLLTTFAIKAAVFPLSLWLPDSYPTAPAPVTAVFAGLLTKVGVYAILRMQTLLFPDSPLTGLLLWAALLTMIIGILGAIAQSDIKRMLSFTLVSHIGYLILGIALDSRAGTAGTTFYVVHHITIQTALFLVLGLVERRAGSTALMRIGGLARLAPVLAVLFFVPAMNLAGIPPFSGFIGKVGLFQAAQLDGSPLAWTLVAAGAATSLLTLYAVAKTWTVAFWRTPREAHEALEAIGDTGGDPIPGYDSQPALQHRGHVHTASGSVSRRDIEEARRLGDDNEPDRDFYTLIQAGEDSRTSPLGMLLPASGLVVASVLLTVIAGPLYALGDRAAVDLHERTPYLSSVLTEDQP comes from the coding sequence GTGAACGCCCTCGTCCCGCTCCCGGTGCTGCTGCCGATCCTCGGTGCCGGCGCGTCGCTCGCGCTGCTGCACCACCCGCGCATCCAGCGTTGGCTCGCCCTCGGCGTGCTCAGCGTCGTCGTCGTGGTCGCCGCGGTGCTGCTCTACCAGGCCGACCAGCACGGTCCGCAGACGGTGTGGATCGGCGCCTGGCCGGAGACCATCGGCATCGTCCTGGTCGCCGACCGGCTCGCCGCGCTCATGCTCCTCGTCAGCGCCGTCGTGACACTCGCGGTTCTCGCCTACTCGGTCGGGCAGGGCATGACCGAGGACGAGGAGGGTGCGCCGATCTCGATCTACCACCCGACCTTCCTGGTGCTCGTCGCGGGCGTGGCCAACGCGTTCCTCGCCGGCGACCTGTTCAACCTGTTCGTCAGCTTCGAGATGCTGCTGTTCGCCAGCTACGTCCTGCTCACCCTCGGCGGCACCGCGGCACGGGTGCGGGCCGGCACGATCTACGTGCTGGTCAACCTGCTCTCCTCGACCCTGTTCCTGATCAGCCTGGCGGTCACCTACGCCGCCACCGGGACGCTCACCCTCGCCCACCTGGCCGAGCGGCTCGCGGAGCTGCCCGACCACGTGTCGCTGATGATCCAGCTCCTGCTGCTCACGACGTTCGCGATCAAGGCGGCGGTGTTCCCGCTGTCGCTGTGGCTGCCCGACAGCTATCCGACCGCCCCCGCGCCGGTCACCGCGGTGTTCGCCGGGTTGCTGACCAAGGTCGGCGTCTACGCGATCCTGCGCATGCAGACCCTCCTCTTCCCCGACAGCCCTCTGACCGGCCTGCTGCTGTGGGCGGCGCTGCTCACGATGATCATCGGCATCCTCGGCGCCATCGCCCAGTCCGACATCAAGCGCATGCTGTCGTTCACTCTCGTCAGCCACATCGGCTACCTCATCCTCGGCATCGCGCTCGACAGCCGGGCGGGCACCGCGGGCACGACGTTCTACGTCGTCCACCACATCACCATCCAGACGGCGCTCTTCCTGGTGCTCGGCCTCGTCGAGCGGCGAGCCGGCAGCACGGCCCTGATGCGCATCGGCGGGCTCGCGCGCCTCGCCCCGGTGCTGGCGGTGCTGTTCTTCGTGCCGGCGATGAACCTCGCCGGCATCCCGCCGTTCTCCGGGTTCATCGGCAAGGTCGGGCTGTTCCAGGCGGCCCAGCTCGACGGCAGCCCGCTCGCCTGGACGCTCGTCGCCGCCGGCGCCGCGACCAGCCTGCTCACGCTCTACGCGGTCGCCAAGACGTGGACCGTCGCGTTCTGGCGCACGCCGCGCGAGGCCCACGAGGCGCTCGAGGCCATCGGTGACACCGGCGGCGACCCGATCCCCGGCTACGACAGCCAGCCCGCCCTCCAGCACCGCGGGCACGTGCACACCGCGTCGGGCAGCGTGTCGAGGCGCGACATCGAGGAGGCGCGACGCCTCGGCGACGACAACGAGCCCGACCGCGACTTCTACACCCTGATCCAGGCAGGCGAGGACAGCCGCACGTCGCCGCTGGGCATGCTGCTGCCGGCCAGCGGCCTGGTCGTGGCCAGCGTGCTGCTGACGGTGATCGCCGGACCGCTCTACGCGCTCGGCGACCGTGCGGCCGTCGACCTGCACGAGCGCACGCCCTACCTCTCCTCCGTCCTCACCGAGGACCAGCCATGA
- a CDS encoding Na+/H+ antiporter subunit E, whose protein sequence is MSPVVRTRPDGSTRPARHRAVQPRAVAWLLVVWLAMWGDVTPLLVVGGVIVAVLVCLAFPLPPIDLGSRVRPIPLLGVIAHFLAEIVRASIEVAGVVLRRRPVRNAVVAVDLETESDFLLTLVASMLSLIPGSVVVEARRSTHTLYLHVLDVPDAEAAETFRRTALDLEQRLLHALPLRTPTPAPTPQEQP, encoded by the coding sequence ATGAGCCCGGTGGTGCGCACCCGCCCCGACGGCAGCACCCGGCCCGCTCGGCACCGGGCCGTCCAGCCGCGTGCGGTCGCCTGGCTGCTCGTCGTGTGGCTGGCGATGTGGGGCGACGTGACGCCGCTCCTCGTCGTGGGCGGGGTGATCGTGGCGGTCCTGGTCTGCCTCGCCTTCCCGCTGCCCCCGATCGACCTGGGCTCGCGCGTACGCCCGATCCCGCTGCTCGGCGTGATCGCCCACTTCCTGGCCGAGATCGTGCGGGCCAGCATCGAGGTGGCCGGGGTGGTCCTGCGCCGCCGGCCGGTGCGCAACGCCGTCGTGGCGGTCGACCTGGAGACCGAGTCCGACTTCCTGTTGACCCTGGTCGCGTCGATGCTCTCCCTCATCCCCGGCTCGGTGGTCGTCGAGGCCCGACGCTCGACCCACACGCTCTACCTGCACGTGCTCGACGTGCCCGACGCGGAGGCGGCCGAGACGTTCCGCCGCACCGCGCTCGACCTGGAGCAACGGCTCCTGCACGCGCTGCCGCTCCGGACGCCCACCCCCGCACCGACCCCGCAGGAGCAGCCATGA
- a CDS encoding monovalent cation/H+ antiporter complex subunit F — MTLVLVLAAGLLAAAAGLLLVRLTIGPTILDRSVALDVIVAVTVSATGLYVAHSGTTYALPMLVVLAGCGMVGAVSVARYASRSDDIEAGDRDESSTGGAR; from the coding sequence ATGACCCTCGTGCTCGTGCTCGCGGCGGGGCTGCTCGCGGCCGCCGCCGGGCTGCTGCTCGTCCGGCTCACCATCGGACCGACGATCCTCGACCGCAGCGTCGCGCTCGACGTGATCGTCGCGGTGACCGTCTCCGCGACGGGCCTCTACGTCGCCCACAGCGGCACCACGTACGCCCTCCCGATGCTGGTGGTCCTCGCGGGCTGCGGCATGGTCGGCGCCGTCAGCGTCGCGCGCTACGCCAGCCGCAGCGACGACATCGAGGCCGGCGACCGCGACGAGAGCAGCACGGGGGGTGCCCGATGA
- the mnhG gene encoding monovalent cation/H(+) antiporter subunit G, whose amino-acid sequence MSWTDVADVAAAVCILLGALLALVAAIGVLRLPDLLSRMHAATKPQVLGTMLVMTGVALRLREPSVVGVLALIVLLQMATSVVTSHMVGRASFRAGQVRHDLLVVDELTDGPAHEEPRGAP is encoded by the coding sequence ATGAGCTGGACCGACGTCGCCGACGTGGCGGCCGCCGTGTGCATCCTGCTGGGCGCGCTGCTCGCCCTCGTCGCCGCGATCGGCGTCCTGCGGCTGCCCGACCTCCTCAGCCGGATGCACGCGGCCACCAAGCCCCAGGTGCTCGGCACCATGCTGGTGATGACCGGCGTCGCCCTCCGGCTCCGCGAGCCCAGTGTGGTGGGCGTCCTCGCGCTGATCGTGCTGCTGCAGATGGCGACGAGCGTGGTGACCAGCCACATGGTCGGGCGCGCGTCGTTCCGCGCCGGGCAGGTGCGCCACGACCTGCTCGTCGTCGACGAGCTCACCGACGGTCCGGCCCACGAGGAGCCCCGCGGAGCGCCCTGA
- a CDS encoding aldo/keto reductase has translation MADTPTYTLNDGTTIPAIGFGTYPLVGDDGTAAVLSAIETGYRLIDTAVNYDNETEVGEAIRRSGVPRDELVVTTKIPGRHHGYDDAIASVRESLDRLGLERTDLHLIHWPNPSQGRYVEAWRALVQLQQDGLVRSIGVSNFTEEHLARIIDDTGVTPAVNQIELHPRFPQEHMREVHERLGIRTEAWSPMGKRRAPLTEDAVRGAAEAHDVSPGQVILRWHVQLGSLPVPKSVDPARQAQNLDVFGFELTDDEMAAISRLGESDGRLFGGDPDTYEEM, from the coding sequence ATGGCTGACACCCCGACCTACACCCTCAACGACGGCACGACGATCCCCGCGATCGGCTTCGGCACCTATCCGCTGGTCGGCGACGACGGCACCGCGGCGGTCCTCTCCGCCATCGAGACGGGCTACCGCCTGATCGACACGGCGGTCAACTACGACAACGAGACCGAGGTCGGCGAGGCCATCCGTCGCTCGGGCGTCCCCCGCGACGAGCTCGTCGTGACCACCAAGATCCCGGGCCGGCACCACGGCTACGACGACGCCATCGCGTCCGTGCGCGAGTCGCTCGACCGCCTCGGCCTCGAGCGCACCGACCTCCACCTGATCCACTGGCCCAACCCGAGCCAGGGCCGGTACGTCGAGGCGTGGCGCGCCCTGGTGCAGCTGCAGCAGGACGGGCTGGTCCGATCGATCGGTGTCTCCAACTTCACCGAGGAGCACCTCGCCCGCATCATCGACGACACCGGCGTCACGCCGGCGGTCAACCAGATCGAGCTGCACCCGCGCTTCCCGCAGGAGCACATGCGCGAGGTCCACGAGCGGCTCGGCATCCGCACCGAGGCGTGGAGCCCGATGGGCAAGCGTCGCGCGCCGCTGACGGAGGACGCCGTCCGGGGGGCCGCCGAGGCGCACGACGTCTCGCCGGGCCAGGTCATCCTGCGCTGGCACGTCCAGCTCGGCTCGCTGCCCGTCCCCAAGTCCGTCGACCCGGCCCGCCAGGCGCAGAACCTCGACGTGTTCGGCTTCGAGCTCACCGACGACGAGATGGCCGCCATCTCGCGTCTCGGGGAGTCCGACGGGCGCCTGTTCGGCGGCGACCCGGACACCTATGAGGAGATGTGA
- a CDS encoding peptidylprolyl isomerase encodes MLKRLATVAACLSVLALAGCGNEADQSADDPAADSTSESTSESPSESPSESASGKTTTCEYPEDGQEPARDVEPPEAEALADGTVPATIITNFGDIGLTLDAGSAPCTVNSFVSLAEQGFYNDTPCPRIGDQDGFGILQCGDPTGTGSGGAGYSFADELSGDETYPAGTLAMANAGPDTNGSQFFLVFRDSQFPPSYTVFGTIDEAGLEVIDKIAAEGNDGAHPAGGGAPNKDVTIETVTVG; translated from the coding sequence ATGCTGAAGCGACTCGCCACTGTGGCCGCCTGCCTGTCCGTCCTCGCCCTCGCCGGCTGCGGCAACGAGGCCGACCAGAGCGCGGACGACCCGGCCGCCGACTCCACCAGCGAGTCGACGAGTGAGTCCCCCAGCGAGTCCCCCAGCGAGTCGGCGTCGGGCAAGACGACCACCTGCGAGTACCCCGAGGACGGCCAGGAGCCGGCCCGCGACGTCGAGCCCCCCGAGGCGGAGGCGCTGGCCGACGGCACCGTGCCCGCGACGATCATCACCAACTTCGGCGACATCGGGCTGACCCTCGACGCGGGCTCGGCCCCCTGCACCGTCAACTCGTTCGTGTCGCTGGCCGAGCAGGGCTTCTACAACGACACGCCCTGCCCGCGCATCGGCGACCAGGACGGCTTCGGCATCCTGCAGTGCGGCGACCCGACGGGCACCGGCTCCGGCGGCGCCGGCTACTCCTTCGCCGACGAGCTGAGCGGTGACGAGACCTACCCGGCGGGCACCCTCGCGATGGCCAACGCCGGGCCGGACACCAACGGCTCGCAGTTCTTCCTGGTCTTCCGCGACTCGCAGTTCCCGCCGAGCTACACGGTGTTCGGCACGATCGACGAGGCCGGACTCGAGGTCATCGACAAGATCGCCGCCGAGGGCAACGACGGCGCCCACCCGGCCGGCGGCGGCGCGCCCAACAAGGACGTCACCATCGAGACCGTCACGGTCGGCTGA
- a CDS encoding OsmC family protein, whose translation MTDDTVRSVEITRIGPARFKATNARGGETYFGTGGADPDFTPVELLLAAIAGCSALDVEAITHKRTSSTTFDVHAEGRKVRDADGNHLTGIRVSFDIAFPEGPDGDAASHRVQSAIEMSRDRLCTVSRTVQLGEDVVYEPVSRP comes from the coding sequence ATGACGGACGACACGGTGCGCAGCGTCGAGATCACCCGGATCGGGCCCGCCAGGTTCAAGGCCACCAACGCGCGTGGCGGTGAGACCTACTTCGGCACCGGGGGAGCGGACCCCGACTTCACCCCGGTCGAGCTGCTGCTCGCCGCCATCGCCGGGTGCAGCGCGCTCGACGTCGAGGCGATCACCCACAAGCGGACGAGCAGCACGACGTTCGACGTCCACGCCGAGGGCCGCAAGGTGCGCGACGCCGACGGCAACCACCTGACCGGGATCCGCGTGTCGTTCGACATCGCCTTCCCCGAGGGCCCCGACGGCGACGCCGCGAGCCACCGGGTGCAGTCGGCGATCGAGATGTCCCGCGACCGGCTCTGCACGGTCTCGCGGACCGTGCAGCTCGGCGAGGACGTGGTCTACGAGCCCGTCAGCCGACCGTGA